A region of the Epinephelus fuscoguttatus linkage group LG13, E.fuscoguttatus.final_Chr_v1 genome:
AATCACACCTGTCTTGTCTCTCAGGGTCTGATGGTGTCTCTTCTGACTGACTACACTCCACAGATGCCTATGCTCAAGTTTTAACTTCAGCTCCAAGGTGGAGTTTTGCTCATCTGTCATGATGTATGACAGTCCTTATGTAGCTGCCTCTGTAAAGTTTAATGTCAGATTTTACTTATTGATAGCACCATCACAACGCTACATGGGTTACCCCAAAATAATAGTGTTTACATTGTTTAAGTCACTTTATGTTTTAGAGCATGGATATCATTGTTTGCTTTGTTCAGCTGTTCAGTTATAGGTCAAAATAATCTGTTTACATTCTACTTTTAATGTGATAAGGGCCAAGATTACAACGTGTGTGAGttttacagtggaaatgtgTTTGACATGTGTTACTGACAAGGAAAAGATTACTGAGCTTTTCCTCTACTTGCATAATGTTGTCGTGACTTCTCCACGATCTCCACCAGCATTGAAAATTTGAAGGAGAAAATGCGGTTGGTCCTAGCTGACTCCTTGCAGTCTCTACATGGCATTAACACAGCCACTGTAACTCCAACATGAAGTTACATTTTTAAGGAAATGCCCATTGGTCACTATGCCTAAGCCCAGTaaatgcacaagtataaatccagctttACAGCCCAAATCCTTGTTTACATCACACGAGATTCCAATTGCATGGCATGGGCACCTGAACcaatgaaagaaaagagagaaaaaaaaactggtgaAACCTAcctgtctgatttttttcttatttatattGCCTTATGTGGTGATAAGAGTGATGACATGTTATAGTCTTAAAGCAAAAGAAAATTGTGTTGTCAGATTAATCCAGTTAAGAGGATTTTATATCCTTTTTAAGTCTGAATGTATACAAATGTGCCTTTGACATCATGCTCTTCACTTTTATAATACTACTTATGAGTTTTTGTATTGTTCAGTTTACATCAGAATACATCTAAAACTGTATTGCTTGCATtcagaatataaaatatgttttaaagggCAGAATCCCACAATATATCACAATCTGGCACCCTCTCAAATCACACCTTGCACAAAGTACACTTCCTGAGTTGTAACCACTCTTCTACAATAGTATGAGTTATGGAGTGAGACAAGGGTAATGGATAAGGGAATAGAAGGAGTTAAGCAAGTTCTGTATTTAGACTTAGTTTCCCTGttgttaatttttattatttttccctCCTGTATTTACTTTATGTGCATTTAATCCACATGTTTTGtcctgtttacatgttcatgctcaTGTTTTCCTGCATCTGTGAGCTTATTATTCTTATGTTATTTTCTGTAAAATTAAATGAGGGCTGGCATTGCAACATGATATATGTAATATCATCTTTTGCTCGATAAAAAATACCTGGGAAAGAATATAATAATTGCCTGCCTCCTGTGGAGCTCAGCCCAGCGGTTGTGATATTCAGGCAGAGTGCGCCCTCTGGTGGAAGAGTCGGTAACGTCCCGCCTCTCTGATTGGATAACGTAAGATAACGTGATGACGTTTTGTTGTTGTGCGGGAAGCTTTGATCCATGTGGGTGGTCCAGCCGGATAAATACGATGCTACGTAGCGCTTCATTCATAAACACCGCCAGCCTGTTGCTGAAGAGATACACATGCGTACACTGATTGTTGTACACATGAATGCAAACGTCTCCACTGACTACATGTTGCATCTGGAGCTGAATAAATGTACTGTTAATGTTTTCAGCAGTGTAATTATGAGTAAAACGTACGTACATTGTCACAACAAGCTACTCACCATGGAGAAATAACGCTAACTGCGACATGAACACAAGGCGATTCCCACCCCGGGGACCACCCACACACTGCAGGAGTCTGCGAGGAGAGGGAGTTGAAGCTGAGGTGGGAGGAGGACGCCATTGCAGCCGCAGCTGGCCGTCTGAGAGACAAACGTTATCAAACTTCACAATGTCGGGGGGCTTTTGAGACACTTAATTCAGATTCAGCCCCCTGTTACTGGGTTATAGTGTGGACACGGACGAGTAGGATGGACGGTTGGCCTTTGACGGGGGGAAAATGTGGAGCCACAGCGCCGAGCCGAAGCAGGTAAAGAGGGAGATGTTGGGGGGACAATGGGAGAAAGTTTAAGCTAACCTAGGCTAACTAACGGTAGTTGTGTTAGCTAGCGTTACAGCTCTCGAGCTAGAAGTAGTAACGTAACAGCGCCGTTGACAAAGTTTGTCGGTATTGAGCTGTACAGAAAGCTAAAATGTAGCCGGTTTTTGCGTTAAAGTTTATATTTATTGTCTTTTAACTCCTAAAAGTTTACCGAGTAACGCTACGGTGAGATGCGGTAACAAATCTGCTTTTTTGTGGTGAAAAATAGTGTTAACAGACGAAGGTAACGGCTGAGAGAAGACCGTTGGTTTGAATTTTAACGTTCATTTCCATTACTTTGTTTAGCTTAAACGTTAACTTTGAATATAGTCGATGTATTAGTCATATTTTAGTCGCTACACTTTAAAGTTTGGTGCTAAAGTTTGTTTATAATGGCTCAGTTAACAGTTACATGTCTTCATCTTGCGCTTACCTTTCCTGAGGATGGTACAATGTAAAGCCAGTAGAATTCCCACCTTGCTTTGTGTAAAAATACCAACACAGCAATGCAAGGCTGCATTCAAATTCATCATAAGCAACATTACACAAGTGTTATCTGCTGCTGTCATTGCTATattatgctttttattttattttacattgcttaaatgtgtaaaaaaaaactttctaaTGTTGTAACTGGTTGCCTTGGAGCTGCTGTTGGCAACTTTTATGCGCTGTTGGATAGTTCAATCTGCAAATAAttagtatttttattatataatgatatgttttgtgtgtaaaatccaATCTGCAAATTAACTACAACTCTTagataaatgtgacattaaCTAGACAATGTTCTGGCAGCCACTGGTTTCAGCTTATTTCCATGGAGTAtgattctgttgttgttttattttacttatttattgtagttacattttcacacttacagcctcagcaTAGTGAtgactcattttatttttaatatttcaatttttatatcttaagtactagtttcatttctattttattgctgtatattttcagacttttattcttatactcttattcttacttcttataatcttctattctttacatcagagCAACTGTATTGaatcataataataaagtatttctgattctgttgAAAATTAAAAAGTGGGCTCTTGTGACTTGTTTGGGGTGCTTTAGTCATCACTATGAATTTAAAGTCTGCCTTGATGTTTACCACAGTTACACAATAGCAATAGGGTTGTGCAGTGCAGATGTCTCATATCAATCTGCCCTTAAACTGCATTAGAGCTGAAATGACAGAAGAGTAATTGGCAAAAGTTTTGATAATTGATTCAAAATCTGAATCCAGTTTTTTGCCAAGAAGATTTTCACATACAGGAGATTTGCTTTAGAGTATTGGTGCATAATTTAAACAtactgagagaaaaagaaattaacaaTAAAAGCAAGTATTTAAAAGAATCAAGagacataaatacaaaatagtTTAAAAATTATGATAAAAATATGAGAAAATACTATAAAAGCATACAGTATATCTGAGTAAAAATGAAAGTGCTGAGCAGTTTTTAGAAGTGGTAGTTATTAGAGCTACAATTAATTGATTGGTTGTCAGCCATTAAATTTATCACCAACTACTTctcaaatatgatttttttcaggtttctttgcacCTCTataactgaatatctttgggttgtggacaaaacaagacatttgaggacgtcatctcGGGCTTTaagaaacactgatcaacattttcacaattttctgacattaatagaccaaacaactagtcaattaattgagaaaataatcgaCTGATTAGTTGAGGATGGAAATATTAGAATTAATATAagtgttagttgcagcccttgtAGTTACGTATGCAGAAATGTGCATGATATTGTCCAAGGAATGTGCAGCATGAAGTGTGAAACGAATGTGTGCAATGTAGAGAGATAACTCTCCACGAGATCTGTGTTAAAGTAACACATAGAAAGAGATGAAGGCATTAATGCAACGTGCAGTGTGATTAATCATGTGATTCAattatcaagcaaaaatgccaaacattctcTGGATTTTACTAGCTTTCTTCGTAATGCTAACATTTCTAATCATGTCTTTCCATTTACAGTCTCCAACCATTCCTTCACCTGTCTGGTGGCCCAGCCTCTCACCATGAACATCAGTAGGAACTGCACCACAGCGGGGAATGGTGAGGGCCTGGCCGCCCTGGAGTCGGTCTCCATTGTGACCATCACGCTCCTCGCCTGCCTTGGAAACCTCCTGATAGTGGTGACCCTGTATCGCAGGCCTTACCTGCTCACGCCCAGCAACAAGTTTGTGTTCAGCCTGACCCTGTCCAACCTGCTGCTGTCCGTGCTGGTGTTGCCGTTTGTGGCCGTGAGCTCGGCAAAGAGGGAATGGGTGTTTGGGGTGGTGTGGTGTAACTTCACTGCCCTGCTCTACCTGCTCATCAGCTCTGCCAGCATGCTCACCCTTGGTGCTATTGCCATTGACAGGTTAGTTAtggatgataataataattttctgtTGGTTCATCACTACAAAGGGAcgtgacatattgacatatttgGCTGTTTTTATGCATGCAAAGTAGCGGCTTAATGGTTACAAATGCAGGCTTGTTACCataatgtgttcatgtgctctTGATCAAGGCACTTAGACACCATGACCTCTGCGGCTGCTTACTGGCCAGTGGTTGTGCTTGTACTGTGCAGCTCCACATGTTGAAAAGTCTGTTAGGCTGGGCATTGCTGAGAAGGAATGCTTGAGTTATTAGATTGAACACATTTGTTCTATAATTTGATAAGTCATGAGCCAGAAAAAGTGCAGTTCAAAGAGTGACAGCACTGCTTTCATAAATGTTGTGCAGTATTTGCTGTCAGTGGAGTAATTTGAGTATTTTCAGGGTTCCCATGGATccataaaaagtcttaaaaggtaTTGAATATATTAATTTAAAGATAAGACCTTAATTGTTATTTAAATGTCCCGAATAATCCATCTTAAATAAGTCTTAAAAACGCTAAGACATGGaaagagggattttttttaatcatgttttttcTGACATTGCTTTTTAAACTCTCAAAATAACATtggtaacatttaaaaaaaacaacaaaaaaacataatgtactgtatgtctcaCCTTAAAATCACACCGCTCTGGATAGATGAAACAGcaacactcatattttgtttctggtcatgatgctcagagcagagccACTGTCCGCTAGCTAGCTGTCACTCTCCTGGACACTATAAGAAAGTGCACATTCAACCAAAATTGGCTATATTGCCAAGATTTCAGCATGTGTGACACCGGTACATGGCAGCTTAGGGTATTTTATGCAATATGTTTCTTATGGTAAAGTAAGATAAACAATAATGTCCCTGAGAGGCAATTTAAGATAAGCGATATCAGACGGGTCAAAGGACTCAGCACGGTGGTAGAATCCCACAtacagagtgagaaacacaaaatcggCAAGAAAACCTGCCAACAATTTTAATTGTAATAAGATgtaaaagcaaacattttagTTAGAAGATTGACTTGAGTTTGCATTTAGTTTACTGGAGAATGCCTAGAAAATTCCTTCCCAGACATGTTTAGGGACATAATTCTGTATGAGATACATTACGTTCAGCATCACTCCTCATACGGTGATAATATACCTTACTGAGTGACAACAGTAACCATATAAAGCATTTAATAGAAGTTGGTAAATATTGAGTTTCTTTATATTCTTGCAGCAGTTCTGtcccttttttaaaaagaattagcacaattgtatttattttttattaaacattAGATGTCcttacttttactttggtgtgTTTCCCTTTAAGGTCAGTATGCAGCCTTGTAAATAAGATTGGTTAACCACACACTTAGCTTGTGGTATTTTTCTGGAGATTTTCCCAGCTCAAGTGACAAGCATTAGACAGGCTCACTCAAAGTAACTTTAAATGTGGACCGACATGAATGCACCATTCATCTGCAGGGCCGAGATTATTTCCATTGATTCCTATTTTTAGAAAATAAGAAACTGATTCATAAATAAATCAGCCTGCACAGATATAGATAATCTAGCATACTGAAGTACACATCTACCATTTTTAAGGCACAGACTGTGACCTCTTTTTCTTTGCTTATTCTTTGAATATACATTCAGTTTTTAGATTATGTtagactttgttttatttatgcaatattatttgtggtggttttgtgttaAGATCAAATTAGACAGTGATACATGTGGGAAGACGGGCTCACTTTGTcagatggaaaaaaaggaaatgtacaTATATCTTAACGTGGGCTATCAAAGAAATCTGTCTCTTGGTATCTGTAATATGAAATTCAAAAgtcatgttcctcctcctcctcctcctcctcctcctcataaCACACCAATGGCATCAGCCCCACATGAACGAAAACAActaatcagagccgaggagtctcatGGCTGTCAGCCATGTCAGTCACAGCTTGTGAACTTTTttctatgatttttttctaataGATCATCTGTCTCATGTATGTCTTTAagaatacagtgacagtttcggcAAATATGACAAGGTTACTTTCATCAAAGTTaccaactgcagctttaagtcaTTTATTAGCAGAAATAGGCCTCCCAAACATAACCTGGTTCCAGCATGTTTTAGTTTTATATCACTGTAAATTTGATGTCTATGAGTTTTGGATCATCGGTTCCACAAAATGAGATCTAATGATGTCCCCATGGACTCTGGGAAATTTTTAAACTGCGTTTATATACTTAGTAGGAATTGTCctgtgctgtttgtaaacacaacatttaaactTGGCCCCACCTTCTAACACCTCCTGTACTTACACAGCAAGATACAAGTTAACTAAGTTAACCGCCTGTATCTACcagtccaacagaaaacaggccgACTCCATGTCTGTCTTTGTTCAACCCTCTCCTTCAGTGCTCGCCAGTTAAAGTTTCAGTCAACCCCAGACTCACTCCTGTTTTGGAACGAGTTTTGTCCACGTAGTGTTTcacctcactatatttgtgtttctggcACTGTATCTGCGACCTTTGTAGCTTCCTGTGGTATGTGTGCCGCTCCTACTGGGTCGATACCTTTTTTATAAATTCCTGACATCACCTGTGAGCTGTCATTGGCTGGGGCTACACGCCTCTGCTCAAAGTTTGCAGCCCATTAATGTCCTGAACAtataaaaataagaagaaaatgtagcccgagggcagagtctcttcagataaacacacaaagtaAAAGGGATTTTTTCATAGCTGCACTTCAGGTTGTATAGAATTACCACTGAAAATCACTCTGTTATAATTACAGTGTTTTTCCTGATGTCAGGAATCACAAATGTATTTACTAAGATCTAGTGTAAATTTGCTCTGCAGCACACAATCCTCACTGTTCTCACTGCTGTCCTAATTACCCTCAGCACCTTTGGGAATTTGTGATTACAGTGCATGTTTTTGTTCCCCTGCCAAGCCTCtcattttctgttgtgtttgcagcttTCAGTAAACACTTCACAGTATTGTTGGGTGGGAAAGTGCCGCTTTTAGCTTCTGTATCACTCACTGAAATCTGAGCAGTCTCTGTGTTACTGGGACCAGAGGGATCGCTTTAGAAAAGTTCCCTCACTGTGTTCCCTCCTCTCTTGTTCCTACAGGTACTACGCAGTGCTTTACCCAATGATCTACCCCATGAAGATCACAGGAAACCGGCGGTGGTTGTCATCGCCTATGTGTGGCTGCACTCCCTGGTGGGCAGTCTGCCTCCTCTTTTCGGCTGGTCCTCCTTTGAGTTTGACTGCTTCAAGTGGACCTGTGTTGCATCTTGGCACAGAGAGCCGAGCTACACCGCCTTCTGGGTCACCTGGTGCATCCTCCCCCCCTTGTTCATCATGCTGGCTTGTTACGGTGTAATTTTCCGCGTTGCGTATGAAAGCCAGGAAAGTACACTGTGGGACAGTTGTCGTGGCCCAGGATGACTCCACTGGAGCTCAGAGGAATGGACGCAAAAACTCAAGCACCTCGACTTCCTCTAATGGTAGCCGGCGGAGCCTGGTGTACGCAGGGAGCCAGTGCAAGGCCTTTGTAACCATCTTAGTGGTGATCGGCACCTTCCTCATGACCTGGGGGCCGTATGTTGGGGTGGTGTGCACGGAGGCTTTGTGGGGACAAGGGAGTGTGTCTCAGGGACTGGAGACTTTGGTAGCATGGCTGTCTTTCTGCAGCGCGGTGTGTCACCCTCTCATCTATGGTCTGTGGAATAAGACGGTGAGGAAGGAGCTGCTGGGGATGTGTTTCGGAGATCGCTACTATAGAGAGTCGTTTGCCACGCGGCAAAGGACGTCCCGCCTCTTCAGCATCTCCAACAGAATCACAGGTGGGAGAGCAGCAGGGACTCTGTCGTGCAAATCAGTTCAAAGGAAGGTTGACATCAgcctgtatatttatttattacttgcGATAGTATATGAAAAGAACAATATTCAGGAAGATACACATAGACATACAGccaaaacaaggacaacagagctgaacaaataaaagaaaacataactATTATGCACAGACAAGTAGGTACAATGTCTGTATTAGACTGTTTCTGTAAACAGTGaacatacatttatatataacaGTGAAAGGTTGGGTGCTGGTGCAGCATGTACACATGTCTATGAACAGTATATACAGCCTGTTTAGATTTACATTCCTGTGTTGTTGTGATTTCATGTGTTGTGTTGGATGATGTTGCTTGTGTTCTTTCAGATTTGGGTATGTCCCCACACCTGACAGCCATGCTGGCTGGTGGAGGGCATCTGCTGGCCCCAGGGAGCAGCACAGGAGATACTGGCTTCAGTTTCACTCAGGACTCATGTAAGTGttgcaaacaggaaacagaaggaATGGGAAGAAACACAGAAAAGTGTCCATCAAGAACacactaaaaaaacaaatatttttagtCTGCGTACTGAGTGTTTTGAGTGTACATTATTTCATCACTTTTCCACTGTGAGCACACAACATACTCAGGATTGGAAAGAGCCAAAAACCAAAAGTAATCTATAGAGTagctggtagattttggaattTGGCAGTCACGGCGCTAGGTGGACAAAAACAGTTCATTTCCAACCCTGATCAGAGTTAGTATGCAGTATGGATCTGGGACACAGCTAATCTCCAGATGTTTTCCTTATGTCAGAAAGGCATCTCAAGATTTCCcacacattgatttatttgcAGCGGCCTGTCATGATAACATCTGCCGCCATgtattgattttatatttttggagctggaccgttCATTAGCAGTGCTGTTGGAACATTTATAGCTGTTCGGTTAATAAGTGAACCACACTCTTAGAGCGCAGGGCGGCGCAGAGGAAGGCCaggcacagtgaaagtgaagcTCAACTGTTCATTGCACTGGGTCTAAGTGTTTGCATTCACTTGCCTCTGCAGcacctgctcctctcctccatcactctgatcagctgtgattggatAGACTGATCAGTTATTTACCCCACGTgtcaaactccacaaactgctgatgAGGAAAAAAGAACTCATGAAGAGCTTTgcctgtgctgcgttcacaataattgattaattattttgtctatgaaatgtcagaaaatagtgaaacatTTACGAATTATTCAGAGCCCAAGGAGACATCTTCaaattatttataaaacccaatGATATTAATTTACAATGAGGCAACACAGAGAAAACAGCAAATTATCACTTCTGAGAAGCCGGA
Encoded here:
- the gpr161a gene encoding LOW QUALITY PROTEIN: G-protein coupled receptor 161 (The sequence of the model RefSeq protein was modified relative to this genomic sequence to represent the inferred CDS: inserted 3 bases in 2 codons); translated protein: MNISRNCTTAGNGEGLAALESVSIVTITLLACLGNLLIVVTLYRRPYLLTPSNKFVFSLTLSNLLLSVLVLPFVAVSSAKREWVFGVVWCNFTALLYLLISSASMLTLGAIAIDRYYAVLYPMIYPMKITGNRXVVVIAYVWLHSLVGSLPPLFGWSSFEFDCFKWTCVASWHREPSYTAFWVTWCILPPLFIMLACYGVIFRVXRMKARKVHCGTVVVAQDDSTGAQRNGRKNSSTSTSSNGSRRSLVYAGSQCKAFVTILVVIGTFLMTWGPYVGVVCTEALWGQGSVSQGLETLVAWLSFCSAVCHPLIYGLWNKTVRKELLGMCFGDRYYRESFATRQRTSRLFSISNRITDLGMSPHLTAMLAGGGHLLAPGSSTGDTGFSFTQDSCTDVMLLDNFSTDGSSYPQNHGNLSGKRRSSVTFEDQVEQAKAENTNTSSVQVHAEVHKSLDTFASCLAKAIESDAKLTLFGEGLALPGGLFTTRAAPRPRYLDGQRLRLESIDEGIVKDDRDDEDEEQDVEEKPA